The proteins below are encoded in one region of Shewanella algae:
- a CDS encoding LysR family transcriptional regulator — protein MDLRHLSLRLLQVYIEVVRRQNISAAARHLYLTQPTVSLQLKKLAELVGEPLLETGPGGLRPTQVGQELYRAAVDVMTRLEDFNGMLAKVREGESGHINIGLVTTAKYVVPRILGAFYRRFPGVRVTLNIGNRAHVLNRFEHLEDDLYLFSHPPRGETVQSARIIRNPLQLIAPRDHWAAGQSELKFEQLSRERFLIREPGSATRLMFESWLSGQGMELGDCMQIESNEAIRLGVASGLGLSVISAHTLEEGRERPAILDVKGFPLESNWYLVSRKDRRMPYAARQLVHFMAEHLQQCIEAEWVAGDIAKLPVNLGLVD, from the coding sequence TTGTTGCAGGTGTATATTGAAGTGGTCCGGCGGCAGAATATTTCCGCCGCTGCCAGACACTTGTATCTGACTCAGCCGACCGTGTCGCTGCAATTGAAAAAACTGGCCGAGCTGGTGGGTGAGCCCTTGCTGGAAACCGGCCCGGGGGGACTGCGGCCGACTCAGGTGGGGCAGGAGCTTTACCGCGCCGCCGTCGACGTGATGACCCGTTTGGAAGACTTCAACGGCATGCTGGCCAAGGTGCGGGAAGGGGAGAGCGGCCACATCAATATCGGCCTGGTGACCACGGCCAAGTACGTGGTGCCGCGGATCCTCGGCGCCTTCTATCGTCGTTTCCCCGGTGTCCGAGTCACACTGAACATAGGTAACCGTGCCCATGTGCTGAATCGCTTTGAGCATCTGGAAGACGATCTCTACCTCTTCAGCCATCCTCCCAGGGGCGAAACTGTGCAATCGGCGCGGATCATCCGTAACCCACTGCAGCTGATTGCCCCCAGAGATCATTGGGCCGCCGGGCAGAGTGAACTCAAGTTTGAGCAGCTCAGTCGCGAGCGGTTTCTCATCCGTGAGCCGGGGTCGGCTACTCGGTTAATGTTTGAATCCTGGCTCAGCGGTCAGGGGATGGAACTGGGCGACTGTATGCAGATAGAGAGCAATGAGGCCATTCGTCTGGGGGTCGCCTCGGGGCTGGGGTTATCTGTTATCTCGGCTCATACCCTGGAGGAAGGGCGTGAGCGCCCGGCTATTCTGGATGTGAAAGGCTTCCCGCTGGAAAGCAATTGGTATCTGGTGAGCCGTAAAGACAGGCGTATGCCCTATGCGGCGCGGCAATTGGTGCACTTTATGGCAGAGCATCTGCAGCAGTGCATAGAGGCCGAATGGGTGGCCGGTGACATAGCCAAGTTGCCGGTCAACCTGGGATTGGTCGATTGA
- a CDS encoding alanine/glycine:cation symporter family protein, with protein METIMEWVSQLNSLVWGVPMLVMILGVGLFLSIGLRFMQLLKLGRGFRLLWSGRIPDKDTNMKGEISPFNALMTSLSATIGTGNIAGVATAIFLGGPGALFWMWCTALVGMATKFSEAVLAVKYREVDDSGNHIGGPMYYIKNGLGQKWAWLGTLFALFGGFAGFGIGNTVQANSVADALDSNFGVPAWATGLAMMILVGAVLMGGIKRIADVAGKLVPLMTVFYITSGLAVIVVYFDQIPAALELVFESAFNPVAAQGGFAGAAVWAAIRFGVARGVFSNEAGLGSAPIAHAAAQTNNPVAQGLVAMLGTFIDTIVVCSITGLAIIVSGAWTSGETGAALTSYAFSHALPIGQYIVAVALAIFAFTTILGWSFYSEKCVQYLFGTKAIVPFRLVWTLMVPVGAMASLDFIWLVADTLNAMMAIPNLIALALLSPVVFALTREYFIKQRQAELQK; from the coding sequence ATGGAAACAATAATGGAGTGGGTTAGCCAGCTCAACAGCCTGGTTTGGGGTGTGCCCATGCTGGTGATGATCCTGGGGGTAGGACTGTTTCTGTCCATAGGTTTGCGCTTTATGCAGCTTCTCAAGCTGGGGAGAGGCTTCCGTTTACTTTGGTCCGGGCGGATCCCGGATAAAGACACCAATATGAAAGGGGAGATCAGCCCCTTCAATGCGCTGATGACGTCCCTGTCGGCCACCATAGGTACAGGGAATATCGCCGGGGTGGCGACGGCAATATTTCTTGGCGGCCCGGGGGCACTGTTCTGGATGTGGTGCACCGCGCTGGTGGGAATGGCCACCAAGTTCTCTGAAGCCGTGCTGGCGGTCAAGTATCGCGAGGTCGATGATAGTGGCAACCACATAGGCGGCCCCATGTACTACATCAAGAATGGTCTCGGCCAGAAATGGGCCTGGTTGGGAACGCTATTCGCCTTATTTGGTGGTTTTGCCGGTTTTGGTATCGGCAACACAGTGCAGGCTAACTCGGTGGCCGATGCCTTGGACAGCAACTTTGGTGTTCCAGCCTGGGCAACTGGCTTGGCGATGATGATTTTGGTGGGGGCCGTCCTGATGGGCGGCATCAAGCGGATTGCCGACGTTGCCGGTAAGTTGGTACCCCTGATGACTGTGTTTTATATCACCTCAGGTTTGGCTGTGATTGTGGTCTATTTCGATCAGATCCCGGCGGCGCTGGAGCTGGTATTCGAGAGCGCCTTCAACCCAGTGGCGGCCCAGGGCGGTTTCGCCGGTGCGGCAGTGTGGGCCGCCATACGTTTCGGGGTGGCCCGAGGGGTGTTTTCCAATGAGGCAGGTCTTGGTAGTGCGCCGATTGCTCATGCTGCAGCCCAGACCAATAACCCTGTGGCTCAAGGATTGGTGGCTATGTTGGGTACCTTTATCGATACCATAGTGGTCTGCTCCATCACAGGTTTGGCGATTATCGTTTCCGGTGCCTGGACCTCGGGGGAAACCGGCGCAGCCTTAACCTCCTACGCTTTCAGCCATGCCTTGCCCATAGGGCAGTACATAGTGGCTGTGGCACTGGCTATCTTCGCCTTTACCACCATTCTCGGCTGGAGCTTTTACAGTGAAAAATGTGTGCAGTACCTATTTGGTACCAAGGCTATAGTGCCGTTTCGCCTGGTCTGGACTCTGATGGTGCCCGTGGGAGCCATGGCGTCTTTGGACTTTATCTGGCTGGTGGCCGATACCCTGAATGCCATGATGGCGATCCCCAACCTGATAGCCCTGGCGCTGCTCAGCCCAGTGGTCTTTGCTTTGACTCGGGAATACTTTATCAAGCAGCGCCAGGCCGAGTTGCAAAAATAG
- a CDS encoding flavohemoglobin expression-modulating QEGLA motif protein has product MPDTSAYKEDLRRLSDELIRLQTPIKILDAIKWPREMEARFLENNGKQLPAIDAEFYQRLPLPFDPDKTRQELSELRLQTRKRLGRYDKLGKILIANIEQYLQVIDMLQHRGKADFGEFSRRLYGSANHKLHGDRHNLRQLGDRLSYIFSLPAALRSNRHHPKEIAAPEAVDILGRRLKDYFHSDDIRVRLSDGIVSDAAVGGDTVKLNSKALFSQSDLDVYEVHEGWVHVGTTLNGRAQPWATWLSVGSPRVAAAQEGLAVLMETITLSSNPGRARRISDRITAVDMAEQGADFIEVFNYFCGQNLSKRDSYRVTQRVFRGGMVQGGSYFTKDISYVRGYVENINFIRSAITAGIPEIIPMLFVGKLAIEDIPVLYQAHREGLIAAPKYLPPMFDNFSGLYAWFGFASGMAGIDLKGVQRHFSRLFKQLPNAEPMFELLEDTEFDSNAD; this is encoded by the coding sequence ATGCCAGACACAAGTGCCTATAAAGAGGATCTGCGGCGCCTCTCGGACGAGCTGATCCGGTTGCAGACGCCGATAAAAATCCTCGATGCCATCAAGTGGCCGAGAGAGATGGAAGCCCGTTTTCTCGAGAATAACGGCAAGCAATTACCCGCCATAGACGCCGAGTTTTACCAGCGTCTACCGCTGCCTTTTGACCCGGACAAGACCCGCCAAGAGTTATCCGAACTGCGCCTGCAGACCCGCAAGCGCCTGGGAAGATACGACAAGCTGGGCAAGATATTGATAGCCAATATCGAGCAATATCTTCAGGTTATCGACATGCTGCAACACCGCGGCAAGGCCGACTTCGGCGAATTCAGCCGTCGCCTCTACGGCAGCGCCAACCATAAACTCCATGGTGACAGACACAATCTCAGACAGCTCGGCGACCGTTTGAGTTACATCTTCTCGCTGCCAGCAGCGCTGCGCAGCAATCGCCATCACCCCAAAGAAATCGCCGCGCCGGAGGCGGTGGATATACTCGGCCGCCGCCTGAAAGATTACTTTCACAGTGACGATATTCGGGTGCGTCTCAGTGATGGCATAGTCTCGGATGCCGCCGTGGGCGGCGACACGGTCAAGCTCAACAGCAAGGCGCTGTTCAGCCAATCGGATCTTGATGTCTACGAGGTGCATGAGGGCTGGGTGCATGTGGGCACCACCCTCAATGGCCGGGCTCAACCCTGGGCCACCTGGCTCAGCGTCGGTTCTCCCAGGGTAGCAGCAGCCCAGGAAGGGCTGGCCGTATTGATGGAAACCATTACCCTGAGCTCCAACCCAGGGCGGGCCAGGCGTATCAGCGACAGGATCACCGCGGTCGATATGGCCGAGCAAGGTGCCGACTTTATTGAAGTATTCAACTATTTCTGCGGCCAGAATCTCAGTAAACGAGACAGTTACCGGGTAACTCAGCGGGTGTTTCGCGGCGGCATGGTACAGGGTGGCAGCTACTTCACCAAGGACATCTCCTATGTGCGCGGTTATGTGGAGAACATTAACTTTATCCGCTCCGCCATCACAGCCGGGATCCCGGAGATCATCCCTATGCTGTTTGTCGGCAAGCTGGCCATTGAGGATATCCCCGTGCTTTATCAGGCCCACAGGGAAGGGCTTATTGCCGCCCCCAAGTATCTGCCGCCCATGTTTGACAACTTCAGTGGCCTCTACGCCTGGTTTGGTTTCGCCTCCGGGATGGCCGGGATAGACCTCAAGGGGGTGCAGAGACACTTCAGCCGCCTGTTCAAACAGTTACCCAATGCCGAACCTATGTTCGAGTTATTGGAAGACACTGAGTTTGACAGCAACGCCGACTGA
- a CDS encoding PDC sensor domain-containing protein has translation MANMSYLSVIERFHEYQPLIDELLQSILTGMADSQLFDDTGRAIRVFSEVAACYPFVELMYLLDENGHQVSPNLALIKQKIKLLAVGEHPDRSQRPYFLNASDKSGVQITSPYLSNASGQLCLSASLGVSRLDASRGFVVVDINLTRLIEFMMGDSHRRKVTPLFKAVYLTLVTGLFIIVGVLVLISARDIWHLLAQGPQLAHDSLKPFGIIIYITLALAIFDLGKTILEEEVLMHKDIFRHSSTRRTITRFVSTILIAISIEALLTMFKASLGQVEYIQGAILMMLAVVGLLVALGLYVWLGAKAEALLIQTQSLRGRQG, from the coding sequence ATGGCAAACATGAGTTACTTGAGTGTGATTGAACGTTTTCATGAGTATCAGCCGCTAATCGATGAACTATTGCAGTCGATTCTGACCGGAATGGCCGACTCTCAGCTCTTTGACGACACAGGGCGGGCCATCAGAGTGTTTTCTGAAGTGGCAGCCTGCTATCCCTTCGTGGAATTGATGTATTTACTCGACGAAAATGGTCACCAAGTGAGCCCGAATCTGGCGCTTATCAAGCAAAAGATCAAACTGCTGGCTGTGGGTGAACACCCGGATCGCAGCCAGCGCCCCTATTTTCTCAATGCCAGCGACAAGAGCGGGGTGCAGATAACCTCACCTTATCTTTCCAATGCGTCCGGGCAATTGTGTCTGTCGGCGTCCCTGGGAGTGAGTCGTTTGGATGCCAGTCGTGGCTTTGTGGTAGTGGATATCAACCTGACCCGGCTGATTGAATTTATGATGGGCGACAGTCACAGGCGCAAGGTGACGCCACTGTTCAAGGCGGTTTATCTCACTCTGGTAACAGGGTTATTCATTATAGTTGGGGTACTGGTGCTGATTTCGGCCAGGGATATCTGGCACTTGTTGGCGCAGGGGCCGCAGCTGGCTCATGACTCACTCAAGCCGTTCGGGATCATCATCTATATCACCCTGGCGTTGGCGATATTCGATCTCGGCAAGACCATACTGGAAGAGGAGGTGTTGATGCATAAAGACATCTTCCGCCACAGCTCCACCCGGCGCACCATTACCCGCTTTGTTTCCACCATATTGATCGCCATCTCTATTGAGGCCTTGCTGACCATGTTCAAGGCATCACTCGGGCAGGTGGAATATATTCAGGGAGCGATTTTGATGATGCTGGCAGTGGTTGGTTTATTGGTGGCTTTGGGACTATACGTCTGGTTGGGAGCAAAAGCCGAGGCCCTGCTTATTCAAACCCAGTCTTTGCGGGGGCGGCAAGGATAA
- a CDS encoding PA3496 family putative envelope integrity protein, with the protein MAHIVELVPNDAEIEAMTTPKNRQAEKALQHKRQVKRRLEDYLERLELRRAMGLDDDDMF; encoded by the coding sequence ATGGCCCATATTGTTGAACTCGTGCCCAACGATGCTGAAATTGAAGCGATGACCACCCCAAAAAACCGTCAGGCCGAGAAGGCACTGCAGCACAAACGTCAGGTAAAACGCCGCTTGGAAGATTACCTGGAGCGCCTGGAACTCAGACGAGCCATGGGGCTCGATGATGACGATATGTTTTAG
- a CDS encoding CHASE domain-containing protein produces MQDDRLTASSSPAKSFGFSTPASVWLIMLVALLFTCLGWYLFNQYAEQRGRERFEYQAMLVKDAIRDRLLTYEQVLRGGVGLFMASDGVTREEWHEYVTNAKMESFYPGIQGIGYSVILHPEQLAAHEAAIRAEGFDEYRVYPAGERDTYQAIIYLEPFDWRNRRAFGYDMYSEPTRREAIDRAINTGEAAVSGKITLVQETQQDIQAGFLMYLALYDESAAGPKAAKGVVYAAFRMNNLMQGILADKFPSLILQVFDGDTASDTSLLYSTEEEGQVTKTYNHVLPLKVGGHQWLLKIGADKSFVSETEKLQSKLMLGIGVLFIMVLFYFLLNNARARYQEGLLANEILANEKRFRLVIEASPSALIMVDGHGLITLVNAHTEQLFGYARDELLGRSVNILLPESLHKSHNRHMGGYLQQPIAKNMSQRDDLFGRAKDGSLVAVEVGLTPIHFTNGQSILATINDVSDRKRIEAEKARHTEELEKINRELDSFAYIASHDLKSPLRGIEQLSEWLAEDLSDNSSEQVQKYLRLIKSRVQRMVLLLDGLLTFSRIGRVDTELTEVDSKQLVQDTFSLVAPPTGFKLTILSDMPLLTTARVPLELVFRNLFSNAIKHHDKGEGVLSVSSERQGDYYCFCVTDDGPGIAAKFHHKIFAIFQTLKPRDEVEGSGLGLSLVKKSVENMGGKIWVKSEGRGCSFYFTWPAHFKEES; encoded by the coding sequence ATCCAGGACGATCGTCTCACCGCATCATCCTCCCCTGCAAAAAGCTTCGGTTTTTCCACTCCGGCCTCGGTTTGGCTGATCATGTTGGTGGCGCTTCTGTTCACCTGTCTGGGTTGGTATCTGTTCAATCAATATGCGGAGCAGCGCGGACGTGAGCGCTTTGAGTATCAGGCCATGCTGGTCAAAGATGCCATAAGAGATCGTCTGTTGACCTATGAGCAGGTGCTGCGGGGCGGGGTGGGCCTGTTTATGGCATCCGATGGAGTGACTCGTGAGGAGTGGCATGAGTATGTGACCAACGCCAAGATGGAAAGCTTTTATCCCGGGATCCAGGGGATAGGCTACAGCGTTATTTTGCACCCGGAGCAACTGGCGGCCCATGAGGCGGCCATCAGGGCTGAAGGCTTTGATGAGTATCGGGTGTACCCTGCCGGTGAGCGCGACACTTATCAGGCCATCATCTATCTGGAACCCTTCGATTGGCGTAACCGGCGGGCATTTGGCTATGACATGTATTCCGAGCCGACTCGCCGTGAAGCGATAGACAGAGCCATCAACACAGGGGAGGCGGCGGTCTCCGGCAAAATCACCCTGGTACAGGAAACCCAGCAGGATATTCAGGCCGGCTTTTTGATGTATTTGGCGCTTTATGATGAATCTGCCGCCGGTCCCAAGGCCGCCAAGGGCGTGGTCTATGCCGCCTTTCGGATGAACAACCTGATGCAAGGCATTTTGGCGGATAAGTTTCCCTCCCTGATTCTGCAGGTATTTGATGGTGATACCGCCTCTGACACTTCGTTGCTGTACAGTACTGAGGAGGAAGGCCAGGTTACCAAAACCTACAACCATGTGTTGCCGCTCAAAGTCGGTGGTCATCAATGGTTGCTGAAAATCGGCGCCGACAAGAGTTTTGTCTCCGAAACCGAGAAGCTGCAAAGCAAGCTGATGCTGGGCATAGGCGTGCTGTTTATCATGGTGTTGTTCTATTTCTTGCTCAATAACGCCAGAGCCAGGTATCAGGAAGGCTTGCTAGCCAATGAGATCCTTGCCAATGAGAAACGCTTCCGTCTGGTTATTGAGGCCTCGCCATCGGCGCTGATCATGGTAGATGGCCATGGACTCATCACTCTGGTGAATGCCCATACAGAGCAACTGTTCGGTTACGCCCGGGACGAACTACTGGGCCGCAGCGTGAATATACTGCTGCCGGAAAGCCTGCATAAGTCGCACAATCGGCACATGGGTGGTTATCTGCAGCAGCCGATTGCCAAGAATATGTCCCAGCGCGATGATCTGTTCGGCCGCGCCAAAGACGGTTCTTTGGTGGCGGTCGAAGTGGGGTTGACCCCAATCCATTTCACCAATGGCCAGTCGATTCTGGCCACTATCAACGATGTGTCGGATCGCAAACGGATTGAAGCCGAAAAAGCCCGACACACTGAGGAGCTGGAGAAGATCAACCGTGAGCTGGACAGTTTTGCCTACATAGCCTCTCACGATCTCAAGTCACCGCTGCGTGGCATAGAGCAGTTATCCGAGTGGTTGGCAGAAGATCTCAGCGACAACAGCAGTGAACAGGTGCAAAAGTATCTGCGACTGATCAAGAGCCGGGTACAGCGAATGGTACTCTTGCTGGACGGCCTGCTGACTTTCTCGCGCATAGGCAGGGTGGATACCGAGTTGACGGAAGTGGACAGCAAGCAATTGGTGCAGGATACCTTCAGCTTGGTGGCGCCGCCAACCGGGTTCAAGCTGACTATCCTGTCTGATATGCCGTTGCTGACCACGGCCAGAGTACCGCTGGAGTTGGTTTTCCGAAACCTGTTCAGCAACGCCATCAAACACCACGACAAGGGTGAGGGGGTTCTCAGCGTCAGCAGCGAGCGCCAGGGCGACTATTATTGTTTTTGTGTCACGGATGACGGCCCTGGGATAGCCGCCAAGTTTCATCATAAAATTTTCGCGATATTCCAAACGCTTAAGCCAAGAGATGAAGTTGAAGGCAGTGGCCTTGGTCTCTCTTTGGTGAAAAAGTCGGTGGAAAACATGGGCGGCAAGATCTGGGTGAAATCGGAAGGGCGTGGTTGCAGCTTTTACTTCACCTGGCCGGCCCACTTCAAGGAGGAGTCATGA
- a CDS encoding response regulator, translated as MSQTARYKEVTILLVDDDDVDFMAVQRAMQQLRLLNPLVRARDGLEALEMLGDGRVRCPYLILLDLNMPRMNGLEFLSHIRNDPVLSLSVVFVLTTSSADEDKVEAYKHHVAGYMVKHEISDGFYNIFNMLESYWRIVELPEA; from the coding sequence ATGAGTCAAACAGCCAGATACAAGGAAGTGACTATTCTGTTGGTGGACGACGACGATGTCGACTTCATGGCGGTGCAGCGGGCGATGCAGCAGCTCAGGCTGCTCAACCCCTTGGTCAGAGCCAGAGATGGCCTGGAGGCCTTGGAGATGTTGGGCGACGGTCGGGTGCGCTGCCCCTATCTTATCTTGCTGGATCTCAATATGCCGCGGATGAATGGCCTGGAGTTTCTCAGCCATATCCGCAATGACCCTGTGCTGTCTCTCTCCGTGGTCTTTGTGTTGACCACCTCAAGCGCCGATGAAGACAAGGTTGAGGCTTATAAGCATCATGTGGCCGGCTATATGGTCAAACATGAAATAAGCGATGGTTTTTATAATATTTTCAATATGCTGGAAAGCTATTGGCGTATTGTTGAGTTGCCGGAAGCCTGA
- a CDS encoding putative bifunctional diguanylate cyclase/phosphodiesterase, which yields MNLLLIDDDEIDRAAIIRALDQSSLAFKVMEANCAQSGLEFACQQRFDGILLDYMLPDANGLEVLSRLNESAGEQTAVVMISRYEDDKLAQRCIELGAQDFLLKDEVNTSRLTRAIRNAKQRASMALALRQSHEKLKELAEHDSLTKLVNRYGFELCLNRTLSQVKRHQDMLAVILLDLDDFKGINDTLGHQVGDILLVEVANRLSAALREGDLIARLGGDEFVVLVTESENRYFPMAVANRLQRAFEEPFPLGEHDVLIGASIGIAVYSDSVCDSSELLKCADIAMYRAKKVGRNQIQFYSEELAREVRFRNRIEMGLRTALERDEFRVFYQGKFDAISGELLGMEALLRWQHPEDGLLAPDSFLPIAEEIGLVDEIGEWVLAQACAQTVKWLAMLAPVGKQLSVAVNLSPSQIIRETLYQTIVRVLQQTGLPASLLELELTENALIEEPLELAKVLERIAALGVVFSLDDFGTGFSSLEHIKYFPINVLKIDKSFVASVEQDERGKRLLSALINFANGFNVVSVAEGIETEAQAQFCRERGCNLLQGYLYCRPIQPQDFETQHILPLLAEGDV from the coding sequence ATGAATCTGCTGTTGATCGATGATGATGAGATAGACAGAGCTGCTATCATCCGCGCCCTGGATCAATCGTCACTGGCGTTCAAGGTGATGGAAGCCAACTGTGCCCAGAGTGGCTTGGAGTTCGCCTGCCAGCAGCGTTTCGACGGCATATTGCTCGACTATATGTTGCCCGATGCCAATGGCCTGGAAGTATTGAGCCGCCTCAATGAATCGGCCGGAGAGCAAACCGCGGTAGTGATGATCTCCCGTTATGAAGACGACAAGCTGGCGCAGCGTTGCATCGAGTTGGGGGCGCAGGATTTTTTGCTCAAGGATGAAGTGAATACCAGCCGCTTGACCCGTGCTATCCGCAATGCCAAGCAAAGGGCTTCCATGGCGTTGGCATTGCGCCAAAGCCACGAGAAACTCAAAGAGCTGGCCGAACATGATTCCCTGACCAAGCTGGTCAATCGTTACGGTTTTGAGCTCTGTCTGAACCGTACCTTGAGTCAGGTCAAGCGTCATCAGGACATGCTGGCGGTGATCCTCTTGGATCTGGATGATTTCAAGGGTATCAACGACACCTTAGGGCACCAGGTGGGGGATATCCTACTGGTGGAAGTGGCCAACCGTCTCAGTGCGGCGCTCAGGGAAGGGGATCTCATTGCCCGTCTCGGCGGCGATGAATTTGTAGTGCTGGTGACCGAGTCGGAGAATCGTTACTTCCCGATGGCGGTGGCCAACAGGCTGCAAAGGGCCTTTGAAGAGCCTTTCCCTCTGGGGGAACATGATGTGCTTATCGGCGCCAGTATTGGCATTGCAGTGTACAGCGATTCTGTCTGTGACAGCTCTGAGTTGCTCAAGTGTGCCGACATTGCCATGTATCGCGCCAAGAAGGTGGGCCGCAACCAGATCCAGTTCTATTCCGAAGAGTTGGCCAGAGAAGTCAGGTTTCGCAACCGCATCGAGATGGGCCTGAGAACCGCGCTGGAGCGGGATGAATTCAGGGTCTTTTATCAGGGGAAATTCGATGCGATTTCCGGCGAGCTGTTGGGAATGGAGGCCTTGCTGCGCTGGCAACATCCTGAAGATGGGCTGCTGGCGCCGGACAGTTTCCTGCCGATAGCAGAAGAGATAGGCCTGGTAGATGAGATAGGCGAGTGGGTGTTGGCACAGGCCTGCGCGCAAACCGTCAAGTGGCTGGCCATGCTGGCTCCGGTAGGCAAGCAGTTATCTGTGGCGGTTAACCTGTCACCGTCACAGATCATTCGTGAAACCCTGTATCAGACCATAGTCAGGGTATTGCAGCAAACCGGGCTGCCGGCTTCGCTGCTGGAGTTGGAGCTCACCGAAAATGCCTTGATAGAGGAACCGCTGGAGCTGGCCAAGGTACTGGAGCGGATAGCTGCACTGGGAGTTGTTTTCTCTCTGGATGATTTTGGCACCGGCTTTTCATCCCTCGAGCACATCAAGTACTTTCCCATCAATGTGCTGAAAATCGACAAGAGTTTTGTGGCCTCGGTCGAACAGGATGAACGCGGCAAGCGTCTGTTGTCGGCCTTGATCAACTTTGCCAACGGCTTTAACGTGGTGTCAGTAGCCGAGGGCATAGAAACCGAGGCGCAGGCGCAGTTTTGCCGTGAGCGGGGCTGTAACCTGCTGCAGGGGTATCTCTATTGTCGGCCAATTCAGCCCCAGGATTTTGAAACCCAGCATATTTTACCTTTGCTGGCCGAGGGGGATGTTTGA
- the rimK gene encoding 30S ribosomal protein S6--L-glutamate ligase — MKIGILSQFPELYSTRRLVEACEGRGHQARVINPLNCYMNINSVQPSIHLEGEELSGFDAIIPRIHASVTFYGCALVRQFEMMGVYAANDSISIARSRDKLRALQLLSRKGVGMPVTGFASKPDDIPDLIAMVGGAPLVIKLLEGTQGIGVVLAETKKAAESVIEAFLGLKANILVQEYIKEANGSDIRCFVVGDKVVAAMKRQGPEGDFRSNLHLGGSAEKIKITPQERKTAIDAVKAMGLAVAGVDILRSERGALVLEVNSAPGIEGIELTTGIKVAEPIVEHIEKMVAARKRNRPVIA; from the coding sequence ATGAAAATCGGTATTCTCTCTCAATTTCCCGAGCTCTATTCTACCCGCAGGCTGGTGGAAGCCTGTGAGGGACGTGGTCATCAGGCCAGGGTGATCAATCCACTCAACTGTTATATGAACATCAACTCGGTGCAGCCCAGTATCCATCTTGAAGGTGAGGAACTCAGCGGTTTTGATGCAATTATCCCGAGGATCCATGCCAGTGTGACTTTCTATGGCTGCGCCCTGGTGCGCCAGTTCGAGATGATGGGGGTGTATGCTGCCAATGACTCTATCTCCATAGCCCGCTCAAGGGATAAGCTGCGGGCACTGCAGTTGCTTTCCCGTAAAGGGGTGGGTATGCCGGTCACAGGTTTTGCCAGCAAGCCGGATGATATTCCGGATCTCATCGCCATGGTGGGTGGTGCGCCGCTGGTGATAAAGCTTTTGGAAGGCACCCAGGGGATAGGCGTGGTGCTGGCCGAAACCAAAAAGGCCGCCGAGAGCGTTATTGAAGCCTTTCTGGGGCTTAAGGCCAATATTCTGGTGCAGGAATATATCAAAGAAGCCAACGGCAGTGATATCCGCTGCTTTGTGGTGGGCGACAAGGTGGTTGCAGCCATGAAACGTCAGGGCCCGGAGGGGGATTTTCGCTCCAATCTGCATTTGGGCGGCAGCGCCGAGAAAATCAAGATTACCCCTCAGGAGCGCAAGACAGCCATTGATGCGGTCAAGGCGATGGGGCTGGCCGTTGCCGGGGTGGATATTCTTCGCTCCGAGCGTGGCGCCTTGGTGCTTGAAGTCAATTCAGCTCCGGGTATTGAAGGTATAGAGTTGACCACAGGTATCAAGGTGGCCGAGCCGATAGTGGAGCATATCGAAAAAATGGTTGCCGCCCGTAAACGCAATCGTCCTGTCATCGCCTGA
- a CDS encoding TorF family putative porin, giving the protein MKHTKFSLSVIAGLLLVAGETQAAVSGNIGAASNYLWRGTTQTDDSVAVQGGIDYSHDSGFYLGTWASNVDFGDDTSYELDFYGGYSGSIGEDFGYDISYLYYGYPDAEGDIDFGELALTLSWKWFELGYAKVVNAGDDVAAAPLDNKDLSYIHAGFSYPITETVTLTAHYGYSDGDVVQSWFGVSDYADYHLAISKETGIGSVSFMVADTDLPDDDAKIVLSYVYEFEF; this is encoded by the coding sequence ATGAAACACACCAAGTTTTCACTGTCAGTTATTGCAGGTCTGTTGTTGGTGGCCGGCGAAACCCAGGCCGCTGTATCGGGGAATATAGGTGCCGCCTCCAACTATCTGTGGCGCGGCACCACCCAGACGGATGACTCTGTCGCCGTTCAAGGCGGTATAGACTATAGCCACGACTCGGGCTTTTACCTGGGAACCTGGGCCTCCAATGTCGACTTTGGTGACGATACCAGTTACGAGCTCGATTTTTACGGTGGTTACTCCGGCAGCATAGGCGAAGACTTTGGCTATGACATCAGCTATCTCTACTATGGCTACCCGGATGCCGAAGGCGATATCGACTTTGGTGAGCTGGCGCTGACTCTCAGCTGGAAGTGGTTTGAGTTGGGTTATGCCAAGGTGGTTAACGCCGGTGATGACGTGGCCGCTGCGCCACTGGATAACAAGGATTTGAGCTATATCCATGCCGGTTTCAGCTATCCCATCACGGAAACCGTGACGCTGACGGCACACTATGGTTATTCAGACGGTGATGTGGTGCAGAGTTGGTTCGGGGTTTCCGACTACGCCGACTACCACTTGGCCATCAGCAAGGAAACCGGCATAGGCTCAGTCTCCTTTATGGTGGCCGATACGGATCTGCCGGACGACGATGCCAAGATAGTGCTCAGCTATGTCTATGAGTTCGAATTCTAA